Proteins encoded together in one Candidatus Neomarinimicrobiota bacterium window:
- a CDS encoding DUF1343 domain-containing protein: MRKLIVSLALTVMSLNAQEFEHTRVVKVPDLSFTNRVYTGLDILAQMDYRPLKGRSIAVLCNQASVDRNGRHILEILNDIEDVDVKYIFLPEHGLFGTDDDRLRMIGDKSFDPVTGARIVDLWGRYIKPPRWVLDDVDIVLIDIQDTGVRYTTYITTISKIMESCSDFDVPILLLDRPNPIRGDRVDGPVVRTAYQSFESYHLVPIRHGLTVGEFALMVNEMGWVKDLARANLVIIPLRNWKRNMWFDNTELPWVPPQPNLDSLETVVGYIGFSLARGTNLNIGFGTDKPYFRFGAPWLSGKHLKDKLIAQNLPGIKVSSVRYKPDDGTGKKILPRHGGTYCSGVDISITDRNKFDPLRTATSLIILTSRLYPREFQWTGDGYIDKLFGTSLLRTFTAQEKPPEYLPPQWNHDVFRFNQFRERFLLYE; the protein is encoded by the coding sequence ATGCGTAAACTCATTGTCAGTCTTGCTTTAACAGTAATGAGTTTAAATGCTCAGGAATTCGAACATACTCGAGTTGTCAAAGTTCCGGATTTATCCTTTACGAACCGCGTCTATACCGGATTGGATATTCTTGCGCAAATGGATTACCGTCCGCTAAAAGGACGCAGTATTGCAGTATTATGCAATCAGGCGAGCGTCGATAGAAACGGTCGACACATTCTTGAAATTTTGAATGATATCGAGGATGTTGATGTTAAATATATTTTTCTGCCGGAGCATGGGTTGTTCGGAACCGATGACGATAGGTTACGGATGATCGGGGATAAATCATTTGATCCTGTAACCGGTGCAAGAATTGTGGATTTGTGGGGTAGATATATTAAACCACCTCGCTGGGTGTTGGACGATGTGGACATAGTTTTGATTGATATTCAAGACACAGGCGTTCGTTATACAACTTACATCACAACTATTTCGAAAATCATGGAATCCTGCAGCGATTTTGATGTTCCCATTTTGTTATTGGACAGACCCAATCCGATTCGCGGTGATCGTGTAGATGGTCCCGTGGTTCGAACGGCGTACCAATCTTTCGAAAGCTATCATTTGGTTCCGATTAGGCACGGTCTTACGGTTGGCGAATTTGCACTTATGGTAAACGAAATGGGCTGGGTGAAAGATCTTGCACGTGCCAATCTGGTTATTATTCCCCTCAGAAACTGGAAACGAAATATGTGGTTTGACAATACAGAATTACCTTGGGTTCCGCCACAACCAAATCTTGATTCTCTCGAAACTGTAGTAGGATACATTGGTTTTTCTTTAGCACGTGGAACCAATTTGAATATCGGATTTGGAACAGATAAACCGTATTTCAGATTTGGCGCGCCATGGTTATCGGGAAAACATTTGAAGGATAAATTGATTGCGCAGAATTTGCCGGGAATAAAGGTAAGCTCAGTGCGCTACAAGCCGGATGACGGTACGGGAAAAAAGATCCTTCCTCGCCACGGAGGTACGTATTGCAGCGGCGTTGATATTTCCATCACAGACCGAAATAAGTTCGATCCACTTCGAACGGCGACTTCACTCATTATTCTGACCAGCAGATTATATCCTAGAGAATTCCAGTGGACAGGGGACGGTTATATTGATAAATTATTCGGAACTAGTTTATTGCGAACGTTTACAGCCCAAGAAAAACCACCTGAATATTTACCCCCTCAGTGGAATCATGATGTATTTCGTTTTAACCAGTTTAGAGAAAGGTTTTTGCTCTACGAATGA
- a CDS encoding DASS family sodium-coupled anion symporter has product MDSVLPNSNSGGFAKTTDFKWLGVGIIIFSLLSLMPTPDSMLVTARELFGADLNAEFLIQRAQNMKIILALLGACTIFFATEAIPMPAVALLIGLVQLFFGITDPSHIVGTYAHDAVWFIAGSLAIGATLVKYGLDKRIGMLVVKLSGTKTRNIVFGLLLGTAIPSAFINEASIAPMFVPIALALYTMTNKTIPAPRLGKLLMMSIAIGCMVGAPMSPTGGARNAIMIGFLEDFVSPNITFFEWMRMGVFYTAIMSVIMAFLLPILFKPEVNDLSDAVNVLKKDLEKHGKMTRKQWLVGGIMMLLIFMWITDKSVTASILGFPLGLGGVAISGAVLFMLLGLTSWKDYEENVSWGVIILYAGAISLGSVFKATGAARWLADSLIDIMAIFGISSGLPLILVVILIGALLTNLMSAGATVAVIGPVVLEMAQSSGTNPILVGVGLAISTSLAYWLVIGTPASSIVYASGQLDAKDFIRMATFAWPVAIMVMIAMVIFWWAGVLPYDFGIDVVRVPALGG; this is encoded by the coding sequence ATGGATTCTGTACTCCCTAATAGTAATTCTGGCGGTTTCGCAAAAACCACCGATTTCAAATGGCTCGGTGTCGGCATTATCATTTTTTCCTTATTGTCGCTCATGCCAACTCCAGATTCTATGCTCGTTACTGCCCGTGAGCTATTCGGTGCAGACCTCAATGCGGAATTCCTTATACAAAGGGCTCAGAATATGAAAATTATTCTCGCTCTCTTGGGTGCATGTACTATCTTTTTTGCAACCGAAGCAATTCCGATGCCGGCTGTAGCGCTTTTAATCGGGCTCGTTCAACTCTTCTTCGGCATAACAGACCCATCGCATATTGTTGGAACCTACGCACATGATGCGGTTTGGTTTATTGCAGGATCACTGGCGATTGGTGCAACCTTGGTGAAATACGGATTGGATAAACGAATTGGGATGTTAGTGGTTAAACTATCCGGAACTAAAACTCGAAACATCGTTTTTGGGCTTTTGCTTGGCACCGCAATTCCATCTGCTTTTATCAACGAAGCATCGATAGCTCCCATGTTCGTTCCGATCGCACTTGCTCTATACACCATGACGAATAAAACTATTCCTGCACCACGTTTGGGAAAATTGCTCATGATGTCGATCGCTATCGGCTGCATGGTTGGTGCACCGATGAGTCCCACAGGCGGAGCACGAAATGCTATCATGATTGGATTTCTCGAGGATTTCGTCAGCCCGAATATTACATTTTTTGAGTGGATGAGAATGGGTGTTTTCTATACTGCCATCATGTCAGTAATTATGGCATTTCTACTTCCCATACTCTTTAAACCAGAAGTGAACGATCTTTCGGATGCTGTAAATGTCTTGAAAAAAGACCTCGAAAAACATGGTAAAATGACTCGAAAACAATGGCTGGTTGGCGGGATTATGATGCTGTTGATATTTATGTGGATCACAGATAAATCGGTCACCGCTTCCATTCTTGGATTTCCATTAGGTCTTGGTGGTGTGGCAATTTCCGGGGCAGTTTTATTTATGCTTCTTGGGCTGACATCGTGGAAAGATTATGAGGAAAATGTCAGTTGGGGAGTCATCATTTTGTATGCAGGAGCAATCAGTCTTGGGTCTGTATTTAAGGCAACCGGCGCTGCAAGATGGCTTGCCGATAGCCTCATTGATATCATGGCGATATTTGGTATCAGTTCAGGGTTGCCTCTTATATTAGTGGTGATTTTAATCGGAGCATTACTTACAAACTTAATGAGTGCCGGAGCTACCGTAGCAGTCATTGGACCTGTAGTTCTCGAGATGGCACAAAGTTCCGGAACCAATCCAATTTTAGTGGGCGTCGGGCTCGCTATTTCTACTTCGCTTGCCTATTGGCTCGTAATCGGAACACCAGCAAGTTCTATCGTATATGCCAGCGGACAACTGGATGCAAAAGACTTTATTCGAATGGCAACCTTTGCATGGCCGGTGGCTATCATGGTGATGATCGCTATGGTAATTTTTTGGTGGGCCGGTGTCCTGCCATATGATTTTGGAATCGATGTGGTGCGAGTTCCCGCTTTAGGAGGCTAA
- a CDS encoding leucyl aminopeptidase, translating to MMAHVKAIKLITGDWQEIKPDLFALGLFEAGTLTARGKSANESVGGQISNAMKSGDLKGKAGELTVFYGDDSRVLVVGLGKKKDFSAEIVRSAAGSVAKIAIEKKLKHVLVESFGEDKTMYAGQALAEGLILGSYQYLDFHTNDKDQFELAELSVIGGNKGGIEKGVGVANGVCLARDLGNHPGNITTPTKLAETAAEIAKEGKMKITVFDRKEFTEMGMGGLAGVSAGTDEPPKFILLEYLKGKKSQKPKILVGKGITFDSGGISIKPAGKMDEMKFDMCGAGTVLGVMKTLAGLKPKINVVGIIAATENLSGGMAYKPGDVLTAYNGKTIEVLNTDAEGRNVLADGLSYASKHYNPAFILDFATLTGAVLVALGHEATGIMGTNKTLIERIKKSSEKTGEKVWELPLWDVFSEHVKSDIADVKNIGKPMQAGTISAAAFLKEFVGEDIPWVHFDIAGTAWGDRKRSYFYKQGATGEIIRTALNVIGA from the coding sequence ATGATGGCCCATGTAAAAGCAATAAAATTAATTACAGGTGACTGGCAGGAAATTAAACCGGACCTTTTCGCATTGGGATTGTTTGAGGCCGGTACGCTTACTGCCAGAGGAAAATCAGCTAATGAATCCGTTGGGGGGCAAATTTCAAACGCTATGAAAAGCGGTGATCTCAAAGGAAAAGCTGGCGAATTGACTGTGTTTTACGGGGATGATTCCAGAGTGCTGGTGGTTGGCCTGGGGAAGAAAAAAGATTTCAGTGCGGAAATTGTCCGTAGTGCTGCCGGTTCTGTTGCCAAAATTGCAATCGAAAAGAAATTGAAACATGTTTTGGTTGAGTCTTTTGGCGAAGATAAAACTATGTATGCGGGACAAGCACTTGCTGAAGGGTTGATCTTGGGGAGCTATCAATATTTAGATTTTCACACGAATGATAAAGATCAATTTGAATTGGCAGAATTGTCGGTAATTGGAGGGAATAAAGGCGGAATAGAAAAGGGAGTAGGAGTTGCGAATGGGGTTTGTCTTGCCCGTGATTTGGGAAATCATCCCGGGAATATTACAACGCCGACCAAGTTAGCAGAGACTGCAGCTGAAATTGCCAAAGAAGGCAAAATGAAAATTACAGTATTTGATCGGAAAGAATTTACTGAGATGGGAATGGGTGGACTTGCCGGCGTGTCTGCAGGAACGGACGAACCACCCAAATTTATTTTACTTGAATACTTAAAAGGGAAGAAATCCCAGAAACCGAAAATTTTGGTTGGCAAAGGAATCACCTTTGATTCAGGCGGAATTTCAATTAAGCCTGCCGGGAAAATGGATGAAATGAAATTTGATATGTGTGGCGCCGGAACCGTTTTGGGAGTCATGAAAACACTCGCTGGATTGAAACCTAAAATAAATGTTGTTGGCATTATTGCCGCAACAGAAAATTTAAGCGGAGGGATGGCATATAAACCCGGGGACGTCCTCACTGCATACAACGGAAAAACAATCGAAGTTCTTAACACCGATGCCGAAGGACGAAATGTACTTGCCGACGGATTATCTTATGCAAGTAAGCATTACAATCCCGCATTTATTTTAGATTTTGCAACGCTAACTGGTGCAGTTTTGGTTGCATTAGGTCACGAAGCAACCGGGATTATGGGTACAAACAAAACATTAATTGAACGTATTAAAAAATCATCAGAAAAAACGGGTGAAAAGGTGTGGGAACTTCCACTTTGGGATGTATTCTCAGAGCATGTGAAATCTGACATTGCCGATGTAAAAAATATCGGGAAACCGATGCAAGCTGGAACTATTTCTGCCGCAGCATTTCTAAAAGAATTTGTTGGTGAAGATATTCCATGGGTGCATTTTGACATTGCCGGAACAGCATGGGGAGACCGCAAACGTTCTTATTTTTACAAACAAGGTGCAACCGGAGAAATCATCCGTACTGCATTAAATGTGATTGGAGCATAA
- a CDS encoding MFS transporter — protein MNLPQSKKSIFSWALYDWANSAFATTVLAGFFPLFFKEYWADSSQPAMSTFYLGLANSIASIMIAVLAPFLGSIADRGTAKKRFLLFFLCIGVFMTSGLYLVDLGNWQLAAVFFVGGSLGFAGGNIFYDSLLPSITTEENVDKVSSLGFGLGYIGGGLLFAVNVMMFLNPELFGIADKAEAIKISFVSVGVWWALFSIPLFLNVKEPQIHASVSLRKAVIQGWTQLRETLNHIHHLKVVGLFLLAYWFYIDGVDTIVKMAVDYGMGIGFNSESLITALLIVQFVAFPSALVYGWLAGKIGAKTAILTSIAAYALITIGGALMQEEWHFYVLAISIGLFQGGIQALSRSLYTRLIPKRKAAQFFGFYNMLGKFAAVLGPVLMGGITVLTGNPRLGILGVLILFIIGFVLLTKVDVEEGKRMADAYPVE, from the coding sequence ATGAACCTTCCTCAATCCAAAAAGAGTATTTTCAGCTGGGCATTGTATGACTGGGCAAACAGCGCTTTTGCCACAACGGTGCTCGCCGGATTTTTTCCGCTGTTTTTTAAAGAATATTGGGCAGATTCAAGTCAGCCGGCGATGAGCACATTTTATCTCGGACTCGCAAATTCAATTGCCTCTATCATGATTGCGGTTTTGGCGCCGTTTCTTGGATCCATCGCAGATAGGGGAACTGCTAAAAAGAGATTTCTGCTTTTCTTTTTATGCATTGGCGTTTTCATGACATCCGGATTGTATTTGGTTGATTTAGGAAATTGGCAATTGGCTGCCGTGTTTTTTGTGGGAGGATCACTTGGCTTTGCCGGTGGAAATATTTTTTATGATTCTCTGCTTCCCTCTATTACAACGGAAGAAAATGTGGATAAAGTATCGTCACTTGGCTTTGGACTGGGATATATCGGCGGCGGATTGCTGTTCGCCGTGAATGTTATGATGTTCCTCAATCCAGAGCTATTTGGAATCGCTGACAAAGCAGAAGCGATAAAAATATCCTTTGTGTCCGTCGGAGTTTGGTGGGCACTGTTTTCCATTCCACTATTTCTGAATGTCAAAGAACCGCAAATTCACGCATCGGTGTCGTTAAGAAAAGCCGTAATTCAAGGTTGGACGCAATTAAGGGAAACGCTGAACCATATTCATCATTTAAAAGTCGTTGGCCTATTCTTGTTGGCGTACTGGTTTTACATTGACGGCGTGGACACCATCGTCAAAATGGCGGTGGATTATGGGATGGGAATAGGATTTAATAGCGAATCACTCATCACCGCACTGCTGATTGTTCAGTTTGTAGCCTTTCCATCCGCACTCGTTTATGGGTGGCTTGCGGGTAAAATAGGCGCTAAAACAGCGATATTGACTTCGATTGCGGCGTATGCATTGATCACAATCGGCGGCGCGCTTATGCAGGAAGAATGGCATTTTTATGTATTGGCGATTTCCATTGGACTTTTTCAAGGAGGCATTCAGGCGCTCAGCAGAAGTTTGTACACACGGCTTATCCCGAAGAGAAAAGCTGCCCAGTTTTTTGGGTTTTACAATATGCTTGGCAAATTCGCTGCCGTACTCGGACCGGTTCTTATGGGAGGCATTACGGTGCTTACCGGTAATCCAAGGCTCGGAATTTTGGGTGTTTTAATCCTGTTTATCATCGGATTTGTATTACTCACAAAAGTGGATGTAGAGGAAGGCAAGCGGATGGCAGATGCATATCCGGTTGAATAA
- a CDS encoding sodium:solute symporter, whose amino-acid sequence MHPLDTTIIILFLSAMTGFGLWQARLNRTTEDYFLASKTIPWVVAMGSIVATETSVLTFVSIPGFAYRDNWFFLQLAFGFIVGRILVSFILLPSFFEKGVQSIYEIIGDRFGSGLQKIASGVFLFTRVLADGVRFLATAVIVQAITGWSITTAVLIIGIITLSYTLLGGIRTIVWLDTFQFFLYLAGAMISIVFILNAMEIGFGQMISDLFSAGKMNILRWGEGNPFMNAWAFPSAFFGGTLLSFASHGSDYMMVQRVLGCRSLQDARKAMIGSGFFVFFQFSLFLLVGSMLFQYLEGIELTKDREFAVFITQHLPIGLKGILLAGVLSAAMSTLSSSINSLASSTMTDWLKKQSLNLAKQVSFGWAIVLVGMAVLFDESDTALVELGLQVASFTYGGLLGLFLLSKFNTKIHPASAIIGLIGSLAIVLYLKTTGIGWTWFIGFAVITNLVLAFLSHFIIKKMNLNKNYHA is encoded by the coding sequence ATTCATCCATTAGACACAACTATAATCATTCTCTTTTTGTCAGCGATGACAGGATTTGGCCTATGGCAAGCCAGATTGAACCGGACGACAGAAGATTATTTCCTTGCCAGCAAAACCATTCCCTGGGTTGTAGCAATGGGATCAATCGTTGCTACCGAAACATCTGTATTAACTTTTGTGAGTATTCCAGGGTTTGCGTATCGCGACAATTGGTTTTTTCTTCAGTTAGCTTTTGGTTTCATAGTAGGCAGGATTTTAGTTAGTTTTATTCTACTCCCATCATTTTTTGAAAAAGGGGTTCAATCTATTTATGAAATAATTGGTGACCGATTTGGCTCCGGGTTACAAAAAATAGCATCAGGAGTGTTTCTATTTACTCGGGTGCTTGCGGATGGTGTCAGGTTTCTTGCGACAGCAGTCATTGTTCAAGCAATAACAGGTTGGTCAATTACAACAGCTGTGCTGATTATTGGAATCATTACTCTTTCATACACACTTTTAGGTGGAATTCGAACGATTGTATGGCTTGACACTTTTCAATTCTTTTTGTATTTGGCCGGCGCCATGATATCCATTGTTTTCATATTAAATGCAATGGAAATTGGATTTGGACAGATGATTTCAGATTTATTTTCTGCCGGAAAAATGAATATTCTGCGGTGGGGAGAAGGCAATCCGTTCATGAATGCATGGGCTTTCCCAAGTGCATTTTTCGGAGGCACACTCTTATCATTTGCGTCCCATGGTTCGGATTATATGATGGTCCAGCGGGTGCTCGGATGCCGGTCGCTTCAGGATGCAAGAAAAGCTATGATTGGCAGCGGATTTTTTGTGTTCTTTCAATTTTCACTTTTTCTTCTTGTCGGTTCGATGCTGTTTCAATATCTAGAAGGGATAGAGCTCACAAAAGATCGGGAATTCGCTGTTTTTATCACCCAGCATCTACCCATAGGATTAAAAGGAATTCTGCTTGCCGGAGTTCTTTCTGCTGCAATGTCCACACTCAGTTCTTCAATCAATTCGCTTGCATCTTCCACCATGACAGACTGGTTAAAAAAACAATCCCTAAATCTTGCGAAACAGGTATCTTTTGGATGGGCGATAGTCTTGGTAGGAATGGCAGTCCTTTTTGATGAAAGCGATACAGCTTTGGTTGAACTTGGATTGCAGGTAGCATCCTTTACTTATGGAGGATTGCTTGGGTTATTTCTTCTTTCCAAATTCAATACGAAAATCCATCCTGCTAGCGCAATCATTGGACTCATTGGAAGCCTCGCCATTGTTCTGTATTTAAAAACAACCGGCATTGGATGGACATGGTTTATCGGTTTTGCTGTCATCACTAATCTTGTATTAGCTTTCCTTTCGCATTTCATCATTAAAAAAATGAATCTCAACAAAAATTATCATGCGTAA
- a CDS encoding acyl-CoA thioesterase: MKCTATYSQLVMPDHINVIGTLFGGKMVSWMDLAAAKVSYRFLEGSGSSGAVTVVIEKVEFAEPVYLGEWVNFISTVVKAGTSSFTIKVEAHAEGRERGRRLASSAIITMVAVKKDADGKYHKLKHGKTVE, translated from the coding sequence ATGAAATGTACAGCAACCTATTCTCAGCTTGTTATGCCGGATCACATCAATGTTATTGGAACGCTATTCGGTGGAAAAATGGTTTCCTGGATGGACCTTGCCGCAGCCAAAGTATCCTATCGGTTTTTGGAAGGAAGCGGATCGTCGGGAGCTGTGACGGTTGTTATCGAAAAAGTTGAGTTTGCTGAACCTGTATATTTAGGCGAATGGGTTAATTTTATTAGCACTGTCGTAAAAGCAGGAACATCGTCCTTCACGATAAAGGTTGAAGCGCATGCGGAAGGCAGAGAAAGAGGGAGGAGATTGGCAAGTTCTGCTATCATTACTATGGTGGCAGTCAAGAAGGACGCCGATGGGAAATACCATAAATTGAAACATGGAAAAACGGTTGAGTAA
- a CDS encoding GFA family protein codes for MLTGKCYCGKIKYEISGDPMTVVHCHCGNCKRSVGGPFTTWVVVKKSSFFIISGNLKTHNTNEKVDRGFCDNCGSSITYNPLKSDTIDISAGTLDDPDSVSPKKHIWDRKRIKWISMDDDLPHFSEWSQNAEPIE; via the coding sequence ATGCTAACAGGAAAATGCTATTGCGGTAAAATCAAGTACGAAATATCTGGTGATCCCATGACAGTTGTTCACTGCCATTGCGGCAACTGCAAACGATCAGTTGGCGGGCCGTTCACCACGTGGGTAGTTGTTAAAAAATCTTCATTTTTTATTATTTCTGGAAATTTGAAAACTCACAATACAAATGAAAAAGTGGATCGCGGATTTTGTGATAACTGCGGATCTTCCATTACCTACAATCCCCTGAAATCAGATACCATAGATATTAGCGCCGGAACGCTGGACGATCCCGATTCAGTCTCACCCAAAAAGCATATCTGGGATCGGAAACGGATAAAGTGGATTTCGATGGATGACGATCTTCCTCATTTTTCTGAGTGGAGTCAGAATGCGGAGCCAATCGAATAA
- a CDS encoding DEAD/DEAH box helicase, with the protein MKKNITFNDLGLSGKILSAVNKKGFEEPTEIQALTIPLMLKNDSNIIAQAQTGTGKTAAFGLPLIEMIRADIKDVQALILVPTRELAIQVSEEISSLKGEKDIKTVPIYGGQSIDQQLRRLKKGVHIVVGSPGRVIDHLKRRTLKLDKIEHLILDEADEMLNMGFIDDMEEIFEYTNPDKKTLLFSATMPNRIKSLAKKYMDGYELLTAKKVQLTTDLTEQIYFEVRVADKFGALCRIIDIEDNFYGLVFCRTKINVDKIATHLADRGYDSEAIHGDISQPQRERTLNKFKSKKINILVATDVAARGIDVNDLTHVINYSLPQDPEAYVHRIGRTGRAGKEGTAITFITPNEYSRLMFIQRKAGSDIKKSAIPGVEDIINAKRKKIDENLASINKETIHADYYNWAKELLGENNHTEILAAVLNYSFEESLNPKSYGDIADLNTKRKNLDQQGKTRLFVAMGKKDKINAKKLVDLVLSKVSMKAKDISDIQIMDSFSFMTVPFEMAEKIVVSFKKKRGRPLISHVKKSKKKKRKKKR; encoded by the coding sequence ATGAAAAAAAATATAACATTTAATGACCTTGGCTTGTCTGGCAAAATACTGTCAGCAGTAAATAAAAAGGGTTTTGAAGAGCCGACAGAAATTCAGGCGCTCACCATTCCCCTTATGCTGAAGAATGATTCAAATATCATTGCGCAGGCTCAAACAGGAACGGGAAAAACAGCAGCGTTTGGTCTTCCTTTAATTGAAATGATACGTGCGGATATCAAGGATGTGCAGGCTCTGATATTGGTGCCGACACGAGAATTGGCCATCCAGGTTTCGGAAGAAATATCTTCGCTAAAAGGCGAAAAGGATATCAAAACGGTGCCTATTTACGGTGGACAATCCATTGATCAACAATTACGGAGGTTAAAGAAAGGTGTCCATATTGTTGTCGGTTCGCCGGGGAGAGTGATAGACCATCTTAAGAGGAGAACGCTTAAGTTGGACAAAATCGAGCATCTCATTTTGGATGAGGCGGATGAAATGTTGAATATGGGGTTTATTGACGATATGGAAGAAATATTTGAATACACAAATCCTGACAAAAAGACATTATTATTTTCTGCAACTATGCCGAATAGAATTAAGAGTCTTGCCAAAAAATATATGGATGGTTATGAATTGTTAACTGCAAAAAAAGTGCAGCTGACAACCGATCTCACCGAGCAAATTTATTTTGAAGTAAGAGTGGCCGATAAATTTGGCGCACTATGCAGAATTATTGATATTGAAGATAATTTTTATGGACTTGTATTTTGTAGGACCAAAATAAATGTGGATAAAATCGCAACCCATTTAGCGGATAGAGGATATGATTCTGAAGCCATTCACGGAGATATTTCCCAGCCGCAGCGGGAGCGAACATTGAACAAATTTAAGAGCAAAAAAATCAATATTCTTGTTGCCACCGATGTTGCCGCAAGAGGAATTGATGTAAACGATTTAACGCATGTTATTAATTATTCGCTTCCGCAGGATCCGGAGGCTTATGTCCATCGAATCGGCCGGACAGGGAGAGCCGGAAAAGAAGGCACTGCCATTACATTTATTACACCGAATGAATATTCAAGGCTGATGTTTATCCAGCGGAAGGCTGGTTCGGATATCAAAAAATCTGCCATTCCTGGAGTTGAAGATATCATCAATGCCAAAAGGAAAAAGATTGATGAAAATTTGGCTTCTATTAATAAAGAAACCATTCATGCAGATTATTACAATTGGGCAAAAGAGCTACTCGGCGAAAATAACCATACAGAAATTTTAGCCGCTGTTTTGAATTATAGTTTTGAAGAATCATTAAACCCTAAATCATATGGTGATATTGCAGATTTGAATACGAAAAGAAAAAATCTGGATCAGCAGGGAAAAACCAGACTTTTTGTCGCCATGGGAAAGAAAGATAAAATTAACGCAAAAAAGCTGGTGGATTTGGTATTGAGTAAAGTGTCCATGAAAGCGAAGGATATAAGCGATATTCAAATTATGGATTCATTTTCGTTTATGACCGTCCCGTTTGAAATGGCCGAAAAAATCGTTGTCAGTTTTAAAAAGAAAAGAGGAAGACCGCTTATTTCTCATGTTAAAAAATCAAAGAAAAAGAAGAGAAAGAAGAAGAGATGA
- a CDS encoding PEGA domain-containing protein: MKHVFSIVGLLSIAISQTIVNINTIPREVTVFLDDIELGDSPINTTIIDTGKHSLRFEKKRFVTSSTEIMIAPSKLLDIQVRLVPLHSVLFMAEDEGLVFEWDESYKWTHKKISFDMQEGTHVLKVFRNRELVDKQRIKITRPQTIGYRLSIDSTYVDH, encoded by the coding sequence ATGAAACATGTTTTTTCTATTGTAGGATTATTGTCCATTGCAATTTCGCAAACCATAGTAAATATCAATACTATTCCACGTGAAGTAACCGTCTTTTTGGACGATATTGAATTGGGCGATTCTCCCATTAATACGACGATTATAGACACGGGAAAACATAGTTTGCGATTTGAAAAAAAGAGATTTGTAACTTCTTCAACCGAAATAATGATTGCACCTTCAAAACTGTTGGACATTCAAGTCCGCCTCGTTCCGCTACATTCGGTTTTATTTATGGCAGAGGATGAAGGACTCGTTTTTGAGTGGGACGAGTCTTACAAATGGACACACAAGAAAATATCGTTTGATATGCAAGAAGGTACCCATGTCTTAAAAGTATTTCGTAACAGAGAATTGGTGGATAAACAAAGAATAAAAATTACCCGCCCGCAAACGATTGGATATCGTCTTTCCATAGATTCAACCTATGTTGATCACTAG